One stretch of Thermococcus sp. M36 DNA includes these proteins:
- the pheT gene encoding phenylalanine--tRNA ligase subunit beta codes for MPKFDVSKSDLERLVGKEFSVEEWEDLFLYAKCELDDVWEENGEIYFKADSKDTNRPDLWSAEGIARGIKWALGMKRGLPHYDVERSDVTVYVDGKLKDIRPYGVYAIVEGLHLDEEALKQMINLQEKVALTFGRRRREVAIGIFDFDKVKPPIYYRAAEKTEKFVPLGFEEELTLEEILEKHEKGREYGHLIRDKPYYPLLVDSEGKVLSMPPIINSEITGRVTTETRNVFVDVTGWDLDKIMLALNVVVTALAERGGRIKSVKVVYPDFEVETPDLTPKEFEVELDYIRKLAGIDLSDGEIKDLLERMMYEVKLEDGKAKLRYPSFRDDIMHARDVLEDVLIAYGYNEIEPEEPELAVQGRGDKFVEFEDAVRELMVGFGLQEVMTFNLTNREAQYGKMRIEAGRDYSTHPPAELVEIENPISPKWSALRTWLIPSLLEFLSQNTHEEYPQNIFEVGKATLIDESRETKTVSESKLAVALAHPRVTFTEAKEILDSVMHHLGFTYELEEIEHPSFIEGRVGRIVVDGKVIGIIGEIHPEVLENWGIEMPVAAFELFLGPLYTDPYL; via the coding sequence ATGCCGAAGTTCGACGTTTCAAAGAGCGATCTGGAGAGGCTCGTCGGGAAGGAGTTCAGCGTCGAGGAGTGGGAAGACCTCTTCCTCTACGCAAAATGCGAGCTGGATGATGTCTGGGAAGAGAACGGTGAAATCTACTTCAAGGCTGACTCAAAGGACACCAACAGGCCCGATCTCTGGAGCGCCGAGGGGATAGCGAGGGGGATAAAGTGGGCGCTCGGTATGAAAAGGGGCCTTCCCCACTACGATGTCGAGAGGAGCGACGTTACCGTTTACGTTGACGGGAAGCTGAAGGACATCCGTCCCTACGGTGTCTACGCCATTGTTGAGGGCCTCCACCTCGACGAAGAGGCCCTCAAGCAGATGATAAACCTCCAGGAGAAGGTCGCCCTGACCTTTGGAAGGAGAAGAAGAGAGGTAGCGATAGGCATCTTCGACTTCGACAAGGTGAAGCCACCGATATACTACCGCGCCGCAGAGAAGACCGAAAAGTTCGTCCCGCTGGGCTTCGAGGAGGAGCTCACTTTGGAGGAAATCCTCGAGAAGCACGAGAAGGGCAGGGAGTACGGCCACCTCATAAGGGACAAGCCCTACTACCCACTCCTCGTTGACAGCGAGGGCAAAGTCCTTTCAATGCCCCCGATTATAAACTCCGAGATAACCGGAAGGGTGACGACGGAGACAAGGAACGTCTTCGTTGACGTGACTGGCTGGGATTTGGACAAGATAATGCTCGCCCTTAACGTCGTCGTTACGGCTTTAGCGGAGCGCGGGGGCAGGATAAAAAGCGTCAAAGTGGTCTACCCTGACTTCGAGGTCGAGACCCCTGACCTCACCCCGAAGGAGTTCGAGGTCGAGCTGGACTACATCAGAAAACTCGCCGGCATCGATCTGAGCGATGGGGAAATCAAAGACCTCCTTGAGAGGATGATGTACGAGGTTAAGCTGGAGGACGGAAAGGCAAAGCTCCGTTATCCCTCATTCAGAGACGACATAATGCACGCCCGCGACGTCCTTGAGGATGTCCTAATTGCTTACGGCTACAACGAGATAGAACCTGAGGAGCCTGAGCTGGCCGTCCAGGGCAGGGGAGACAAGTTCGTCGAATTCGAGGACGCGGTCAGGGAGCTGATGGTCGGCTTTGGCCTTCAGGAGGTCATGACCTTCAACCTCACCAACAGGGAGGCCCAGTACGGGAAGATGCGTATCGAGGCCGGCCGGGACTACTCCACACATCCGCCGGCGGAGCTTGTTGAGATCGAGAACCCAATAAGCCCCAAGTGGTCGGCTTTGAGGACGTGGCTGATCCCCAGCCTGCTCGAGTTCCTGAGCCAGAACACCCACGAGGAGTACCCCCAGAACATTTTTGAAGTCGGCAAGGCGACGCTCATAGATGAGAGCAGGGAGACGAAGACGGTGAGCGAGAGCAAGCTGGCGGTTGCCTTAGCTCACCCGCGCGTAACATTTACAGAGGCCAAGGAGATACTGGACTCAGTGATGCACCACCTGGGCTTCACCTACGAGCTTGAAGAAATTGAGCACCCGAGCTTCATAGAGGGCAGGGTCGGAAGAATAGTGGTGGACGGGAAGGTGATAGGGATAATCGGGGAAATCCACCCCGAGGTGCTGGAGAACTGGGGTATCGAGATGCCGGTAGCAGCATTTGAGCTGTTTCTGGGGCCCCTCTACACGGACCCCTACTTATAG
- a CDS encoding phenylalanine--tRNA ligase subunit alpha: MELSYQEKLTLIKLNEVKKAGFKDLVDRIGLDQVAVMRAVLGLQAKGLAKLHERSEKVAVLTETGRKYAEIGLPEWRALKVLKEKGKATLEDLSSVLNEDELKPIVGLLRREGWVNVGKEEGRLVLEITEKGLSAGERPIDRALRLLAERKIVPLSEIEKLVPVKELKRRKIAEEDTVTERLVEITPAGEELVKRGIELKREVSVLTPELIKSGKWREVEFRKFDIKAPVRRVYPGKKQPYRAFLDKIRRRLIEMGFIEMTVDSLIETQFWNFDALFQPQNHPAREWTDTYQLKYPKSGHLPAEELVARVKAAHEHGGDTGSRGWGYVWSPERAMLLMPRAHGTALDARQLAGGVEIPGKYFTIQRVFRPDVLDRTHLIEFNQIDGFVVGEDLTFRHLLGILKRFAVEIAGAKKVKFLPDYYPFTEPSVQMSAYHPELGWVEFGGAGIFREEMTKALGIDAPVIAWGIGIDRLAMFKLGIDDIRYLFSYDLRWLREAKLVW; the protein is encoded by the coding sequence ATGGAACTGAGCTATCAGGAAAAGCTGACGCTCATAAAGCTCAACGAGGTTAAGAAAGCTGGGTTCAAGGACCTTGTGGATAGAATTGGCCTTGACCAGGTCGCTGTAATGCGTGCCGTCCTCGGGCTTCAGGCCAAGGGGCTGGCCAAACTGCATGAGAGGAGCGAGAAGGTTGCGGTTCTCACCGAGACCGGCAGGAAGTACGCTGAAATTGGCCTCCCCGAGTGGAGGGCCCTCAAAGTCCTGAAGGAGAAGGGAAAGGCGACCCTCGAAGACCTCTCCTCTGTCCTCAACGAGGACGAGCTCAAGCCCATCGTCGGCCTGCTCAGAAGGGAGGGCTGGGTGAACGTAGGGAAGGAAGAGGGCAGGCTCGTTCTGGAAATAACCGAGAAGGGACTCAGTGCGGGTGAGAGGCCGATAGATAGGGCCCTTAGGCTCCTTGCGGAGAGGAAAATCGTCCCGCTCAGCGAGATTGAGAAGCTCGTCCCGGTCAAGGAGCTCAAAAGGAGAAAGATAGCCGAAGAGGACACCGTCACGGAGCGTCTAGTGGAGATAACCCCCGCCGGAGAGGAGCTCGTAAAGCGGGGCATCGAGCTGAAGAGGGAAGTTTCCGTCCTCACGCCGGAGCTCATCAAGTCCGGGAAGTGGCGTGAGGTCGAATTCAGGAAGTTCGACATAAAAGCCCCCGTGAGGAGGGTATACCCCGGCAAAAAGCAGCCGTACAGGGCCTTCCTCGACAAGATACGGAGAAGGCTCATCGAGATGGGCTTCATAGAGATGACCGTTGACAGCCTTATCGAGACCCAGTTCTGGAACTTCGATGCACTCTTCCAGCCCCAGAACCACCCTGCGAGGGAGTGGACGGACACCTACCAACTCAAGTATCCGAAGAGTGGCCACCTGCCGGCGGAGGAGCTCGTCGCCAGGGTTAAAGCCGCCCACGAGCACGGCGGAGACACCGGTTCAAGGGGATGGGGTTACGTCTGGTCTCCGGAGAGGGCGATGCTCCTCATGCCGAGGGCGCACGGAACCGCCCTCGACGCGAGACAGCTTGCCGGGGGCGTCGAGATACCCGGCAAGTACTTCACGATACAGCGCGTTTTCCGTCCAGACGTCCTTGACAGGACGCACCTCATCGAGTTCAACCAGATTGACGGCTTTGTCGTCGGTGAGGATCTTACCTTCAGGCACCTCCTTGGCATACTCAAGCGTTTTGCCGTCGAGATAGCAGGGGCCAAAAAGGTCAAGTTTCTGCCTGACTACTACCCGTTCACTGAACCCAGTGTCCAGATGAGCGCCTACCACCCGGAGCTCGGCTGGGTGGAGTTCGGCGGTGCCGGAATCTTCCGGGAGGAGATGACAAAAGCGTTAGGAATCGACGCACCAGTCATAGCGTGGGGAATCGGAATCGACAGGCTGGCCATGTTCAAGCTCGGAATAGACGACATCCGCTACCTATTCAGCTATGACCTGCGCTGGTTGAGAGAAGCAAAGCTTGTGTGGTAG
- a CDS encoding iron-containing alcohol dehydrogenase: MYMLWESKIPTNQIFELRCRTIDYFGVGAINKFYDIARELKENRSIERVILVTGRSSYKKCGAWDVVKPALEETGIEYILYDRVGPNPTVDMIDEAKEMGVEFGAQAVIGIGGGSPIDTAKGVAILLDYPDKTGRDLYEFKFIPTKAKPIIAINTTHGTGTEVDRFAVASILEKEYKPAIAYDFIYPLYAIDDPALMTKLPANQTRYVTIDALNHVNEAATTKVASPYSILLAQETVRLISRYLPEALAHPENLQARYYLLYASAIAGISFDNGLLHFTHALEHPLSAVKPDLAHGLGLAMLLPAVVKHIYPATAEILAEVYRPLVPEAKGYPGEAEFVAKRIEQWLFSIGIKEKLTDVGFGEDDIEKLTKLAMETPGLDGLLAMAPIEANEDTIRAIYKDSLYPLSE; the protein is encoded by the coding sequence ATGTACATGTTGTGGGAGTCAAAAATACCCACAAACCAAATCTTTGAACTTAGGTGCAGAACAATAGACTATTTCGGTGTCGGTGCCATAAACAAATTCTATGATATAGCCAGAGAATTAAAGGAAAACCGGAGCATTGAGAGAGTAATTCTGGTCACTGGTAGGAGCTCATACAAGAAGTGCGGTGCTTGGGACGTTGTTAAGCCCGCTCTGGAAGAGACTGGAATTGAATACATCCTTTACGACAGAGTCGGCCCCAACCCAACAGTTGACATGATTGACGAAGCTAAAGAAATGGGTGTGGAGTTCGGTGCTCAGGCCGTTATTGGTATAGGTGGAGGAAGCCCTATTGACACCGCAAAGGGCGTCGCAATTCTCTTGGACTACCCAGACAAGACCGGAAGGGATCTATACGAGTTCAAGTTCATCCCGACAAAGGCCAAACCCATCATAGCCATAAACACCACCCACGGGACTGGGACTGAAGTGGACAGGTTCGCCGTTGCGTCAATTCTTGAAAAGGAATACAAGCCAGCAATTGCTTACGACTTCATATACCCACTCTATGCGATTGACGACCCTGCCCTCATGACAAAGCTCCCGGCAAACCAGACGAGGTACGTTACAATTGATGCCCTAAACCACGTTAACGAGGCGGCAACCACAAAGGTAGCAAGCCCATACTCAATTCTCTTGGCACAGGAGACGGTTAGGCTAATCTCTCGCTACCTGCCCGAGGCTCTGGCCCACCCAGAGAACCTGCAGGCGAGATACTACTTGCTCTACGCCTCGGCCATAGCCGGCATCTCATTTGACAACGGATTACTGCATTTCACCCACGCTCTGGAGCACCCATTAAGTGCAGTTAAACCTGATCTAGCTCACGGTCTTGGTTTGGCGATGCTCTTGCCCGCGGTAGTAAAGCACATCTACCCAGCAACGGCTGAGATACTGGCAGAGGTTTACAGGCCGCTTGTCCCTGAGGCTAAAGGATACCCCGGGGAGGCGGAGTTCGTTGCAAAGAGAATTGAGCAGTGGCTCTTCAGCATAGGTATCAAAGAAAAGCTCACTGACGTTGGCTTTGGCGAGGACGATATCGAGAAACTTACCAAACTGGCAATGGAAACACCAGGATTGGACGGTCTCCTAGCCATGGCACCGATTGAAGCGAACGAGGACACAATAAGGGCAATCTATAAAGACTCCCTCTATCCACTGAGCGAGTGA
- a CDS encoding UbiD family decarboxylase, translating into MLREILEGMEDLIVIKTPVDKRFEITRHLLKYRDRPVLFKDVDGWEAAGNIWSTRERIAEYLGIRKEGILHFMADAMENPSPYSTVESAPFLKNSTADFSLLELPIPVYYPKDGGQYFTSAMVIAKDEDGFVNMSFHRMMVRDDKTAAIRLVPRHLYAMWKEKAERGEELDVRIVVGNPIHLLLAGATSVAYGTSELEIASRMSEKAFGRSLEVVDLNGIPVPVESEFVFEARITPELVDEGPFVDITGTYDYVRKQPLVVFERMYHVDEPIFHALLPGGYEHYMLMGLPKEPQIYASVKRVVPKVHGVRLTEGGAMWLHAVVSITKQHDGDGKNAILAAFAGHPSLKHVVVVDGDVNIYDDREVEWAIATRFQADRDLIIVQNARGSSLDPSATRGLTAKWGIDATKPLDRKEEFERARV; encoded by the coding sequence ATGCTGAGGGAAATACTCGAGGGGATGGAAGACCTCATTGTTATTAAAACACCCGTGGATAAAAGGTTTGAGATAACCCGACATCTGCTCAAATACCGCGACAGGCCCGTTCTCTTCAAGGACGTTGACGGCTGGGAAGCGGCGGGCAATATATGGAGTACCCGCGAGAGGATAGCCGAATACTTGGGCATCAGGAAGGAAGGGATACTCCACTTTATGGCCGATGCCATGGAGAACCCTTCCCCATACAGCACCGTTGAGAGTGCACCGTTCCTCAAAAACTCCACCGCCGATTTCTCGCTCCTTGAGCTCCCGATACCGGTATACTATCCCAAAGACGGCGGTCAGTACTTCACCTCCGCCATGGTCATAGCCAAGGACGAGGACGGCTTCGTCAACATGTCGTTCCACAGGATGATGGTGCGCGACGATAAAACCGCCGCCATAAGGCTCGTCCCGAGGCACCTCTACGCGATGTGGAAGGAGAAGGCCGAACGCGGGGAGGAGCTGGACGTCAGAATAGTTGTCGGCAACCCGATACACCTCCTCCTCGCCGGAGCGACGAGCGTCGCCTACGGAACGAGCGAGCTTGAGATAGCATCGAGGATGAGCGAGAAAGCATTCGGAAGGTCTCTTGAAGTGGTCGACCTCAACGGAATCCCAGTCCCTGTCGAGAGCGAGTTCGTCTTCGAGGCGAGGATAACTCCGGAACTTGTTGATGAGGGGCCATTCGTCGATATAACCGGAACCTACGACTACGTCAGAAAGCAGCCGCTGGTCGTGTTTGAGAGAATGTACCATGTGGACGAGCCGATCTTTCACGCCCTCCTGCCCGGCGGCTACGAGCACTACATGCTGATGGGACTTCCCAAGGAGCCGCAGATTTATGCGAGCGTCAAACGCGTCGTCCCGAAGGTTCACGGGGTAAGGCTCACCGAGGGCGGTGCCATGTGGCTTCACGCCGTTGTTTCCATCACCAAGCAACACGACGGCGACGGCAAGAACGCGATTCTGGCTGCATTTGCGGGGCATCCAAGTCTGAAGCACGTGGTCGTTGTCGATGGGGACGTGAACATATACGACGACAGGGAGGTTGAGTGGGCAATAGCAACGCGCTTCCAAGCGGATAGAGACCTGATAATCGTGCAGAACGCGAGGGGAAGCTCCCTCGACCCATCAGCGACAAGAGGCCTTACCGCAAAATGGGGCATCGATGCAACCAAACCGCTCGACAGAAAGGAAGAATTCGAGAGGGCGAGGGTTTAA
- the hmgA gene encoding hydroxymethylglutaryl-CoA reductase (NADPH) — protein MNVEELVEKVANGEIKLHQVEKYTNGDKRLATEIRRKALEKKLGVSLENIGHYSIDPNRLIGKNIENMIGVVQIPMGVAGPLKINGEYAKGEFYIPLATTEGALVASVNRGCSALTEAGGVKTTIIDDKMTRAPLLKCPDARRAKEVAEWVRENIEYLQEKAVSKVTRHGKLRDVKPYIVGNNLYLRFEFETGDAMGMNMVTISSEEIMKVIEEEFPDVKYLALSGNLCVDKKPNAMNFINGRGKTVIAEAVIPREIVEKKLKTTPELIAEVNYRKNLVGSAQAGSYGFNAHFGNIVGAIFLATGQDEAQITEGSHGITLAEVTPEGDLYISVTMPSLEIGTVGGGTRVPTQREALSIMGVAGGGEPAGTNARKFAEIIAGAVLAGELSLLAAIAAKHLAKAHAELGR, from the coding sequence ATGAACGTCGAAGAGCTTGTTGAAAAGGTTGCAAACGGGGAGATTAAACTCCACCAGGTCGAAAAGTACACGAACGGTGACAAGAGGCTAGCCACTGAAATAAGGAGAAAGGCACTTGAAAAGAAGCTTGGGGTCAGCCTTGAGAACATCGGCCACTACTCCATCGACCCCAACAGGTTGATAGGCAAGAACATCGAGAACATGATAGGCGTCGTCCAGATACCGATGGGCGTCGCTGGACCGCTTAAAATCAACGGCGAGTACGCTAAGGGCGAGTTCTACATACCGCTCGCGACCACCGAGGGCGCGCTCGTTGCTTCCGTAAACAGGGGTTGCTCAGCCCTCACAGAAGCTGGGGGAGTCAAGACCACTATCATAGATGACAAGATGACCCGCGCGCCGCTCCTCAAGTGCCCTGACGCGAGGAGGGCAAAGGAAGTCGCCGAGTGGGTGAGGGAGAACATTGAGTACCTCCAGGAAAAGGCCGTTAGCAAGGTCACCAGACATGGAAAGCTGCGCGACGTTAAGCCGTACATAGTTGGCAACAACCTCTACCTCCGCTTCGAGTTCGAGACCGGCGATGCCATGGGCATGAACATGGTGACGATATCGAGCGAGGAGATAATGAAGGTCATCGAGGAGGAGTTCCCGGACGTGAAGTATCTCGCCCTCTCAGGCAACCTCTGCGTCGACAAGAAGCCCAACGCCATGAACTTCATCAACGGAAGAGGAAAGACCGTCATAGCCGAGGCTGTAATCCCGAGGGAGATTGTGGAGAAAAAGCTGAAGACGACGCCGGAGCTCATAGCTGAGGTTAACTACAGGAAAAACCTCGTAGGTTCGGCTCAGGCAGGTTCCTACGGCTTCAACGCTCACTTTGGCAACATCGTTGGTGCAATATTCCTCGCAACCGGTCAGGACGAGGCGCAGATTACCGAAGGCTCACATGGCATAACCCTCGCCGAGGTCACCCCCGAGGGAGACCTCTACATCAGCGTAACCATGCCGAGCTTGGAGATTGGAACGGTCGGTGGCGGAACGAGGGTTCCAACCCAGAGGGAAGCGCTCTCAATAATGGGCGTCGCCGGCGGTGGAGAACCAGCAGGCACGAACGCCAGGAAGTTCGCGGAGATAATCGCCGGCGCAGTTTTGGCTGGGGAGCTCTCCTTGTTAGCGGCGATAGCGGCAAAGCATCTGGCAAAAGCCCACGCCGAGCTGGGGCGTTAG
- the truA gene encoding tRNA pseudouridine(38-40) synthase TruA, with amino-acid sequence MKLAIRVAYDGTAFYGFQRQPDVRTVEGELLRVLTKLRIIEDVGSSDFKGASRTDRGVSAIFNVVSFDASGRADLVRPEVLNHHLRDVWVLGVAEVPDDFHPRFWAKSKTYRYYLVDEGFDAKRMRECAEVFLGEHDFSAFAKLEPGKDPVREITRIEITERPGYYVIEIEGKSFLWEMARRMVNAIRFCGLGVMEIREVKRMLKGGYTKKVPPAPPEGLILWHIEYEGVNFRMDERGLKKAKRDIFERYSRALTRAALFGDVLVNL; translated from the coding sequence ATGAAGCTAGCGATCAGGGTGGCCTACGACGGGACGGCGTTCTACGGCTTCCAGAGGCAACCCGACGTGAGGACGGTCGAGGGGGAACTGCTGAGGGTTCTCACAAAGCTAAGGATCATCGAAGACGTAGGGAGCTCGGACTTTAAGGGCGCATCCCGAACGGACAGGGGTGTTTCTGCAATATTCAATGTGGTCTCCTTTGACGCTTCGGGGAGGGCCGACCTCGTAAGACCTGAAGTGCTGAACCACCACCTGAGAGATGTATGGGTTCTCGGTGTTGCAGAGGTGCCGGATGATTTTCACCCCCGCTTCTGGGCCAAGTCCAAGACCTACAGGTACTACCTCGTTGATGAGGGGTTCGACGCCAAAAGGATGAGAGAGTGTGCGGAGGTTTTCCTCGGGGAGCATGACTTCTCGGCCTTCGCGAAGCTCGAACCCGGAAAGGATCCGGTGAGGGAGATCACCAGGATCGAAATCACCGAGAGGCCGGGCTACTATGTCATCGAAATAGAAGGAAAGAGCTTCCTCTGGGAGATGGCACGCAGGATGGTGAACGCGATACGCTTCTGCGGGCTGGGCGTCATGGAAATCCGGGAAGTCAAGAGAATGCTCAAGGGAGGGTACACCAAAAAAGTTCCGCCGGCACCTCCTGAAGGCCTCATCCTCTGGCACATAGAATATGAGGGGGTAAACTTCCGCATGGACGAAAGGGGGCTTAAAAAAGCGAAACGCGACATCTTTGAACGCTACTCAAGGGCGCTTACGAGGGCCGCGCTTTTTGGCGACGTACTGGTCAATCTTTGA
- the tdh gene encoding L-threonine 3-dehydrogenase produces MAEKMPAIVKTRPAYGAELVEVDVPKPGPGEVLIKVLATSICGTDLHIYEWNEWAQSRIKPPQIMGHEVAGEVIEVGSGVDTLQEGDYISVETHIVCGKCYACRHNRYHVCQNTKIFGVDMDGVFAEYAIVPAQNAWKNPKDMPPEYATLQEPLGNAVDTVLAGPIAGRSTLITGAGPLGLLGIAVAKASGAYPVIVSEPSEFRRKLAKKVGADYVINPFEEDPVKAVMDITDGAGVEVFLEFSGAPKALEQGLTATTPGGRVSLLGLFPRDVPLDFNNLVIFKALEVHGITGRHLWETWYTVSSLIQSGKLNLDPIITHKYKGFDKFEEAFELMRAGKTGKVVFFPHKG; encoded by the coding sequence ATGGCCGAAAAGATGCCGGCTATTGTAAAAACTAGGCCCGCTTACGGTGCTGAGCTCGTTGAGGTCGACGTTCCGAAGCCCGGTCCCGGGGAGGTTCTCATAAAGGTTCTCGCAACCAGCATCTGCGGGACTGACCTCCACATCTACGAGTGGAACGAGTGGGCCCAGAGCAGGATAAAGCCGCCCCAGATCATGGGGCACGAGGTTGCGGGTGAGGTAATAGAAGTGGGCTCAGGTGTGGATACCCTCCAAGAGGGTGACTACATAAGCGTCGAGACCCACATCGTCTGCGGCAAGTGCTACGCATGCAGGCACAACCGCTACCACGTCTGTCAGAACACGAAGATATTCGGTGTCGATATGGATGGTGTCTTCGCCGAGTACGCTATAGTCCCCGCCCAGAACGCCTGGAAGAACCCCAAGGACATGCCGCCCGAGTACGCTACCCTTCAAGAACCTCTTGGCAACGCAGTCGATACCGTTCTTGCGGGCCCAATTGCAGGAAGGAGCACCCTCATCACCGGTGCCGGCCCCCTCGGGTTGCTTGGCATAGCCGTTGCAAAGGCGAGCGGCGCTTACCCTGTCATCGTTTCCGAGCCGAGCGAGTTCAGGAGAAAGCTCGCCAAGAAGGTCGGTGCTGACTACGTCATCAACCCATTTGAGGAGGACCCGGTCAAGGCCGTCATGGACATAACCGACGGGGCGGGCGTTGAGGTTTTCCTCGAATTCAGTGGTGCCCCTAAGGCACTTGAGCAGGGTCTGACTGCAACAACCCCAGGGGGGAGGGTCTCCCTGCTCGGCCTCTTCCCGCGTGACGTCCCCCTCGACTTCAACAACCTCGTGATATTCAAGGCCCTTGAGGTTCACGGCATAACGGGCAGGCACCTCTGGGAGACATGGTACACTGTTTCGAGCCTCATCCAGAGCGGCAAGCTCAACCTCGACCCGATAATCACCCACAAGTATAAGGGCTTCGACAAGTTCGAGGAAGCCTTCGAGCTGATGAGGGCAGGAAAGACAGGTAAGGTCGTCTTCTTCCCGCACAAGGGGTGA
- a CDS encoding ABC transporter ATP-binding protein, with protein sequence MIRIENLVKLYKDVKALDGLNLEVKPGQIYGFLGPNGAGKSTTILSTLGLIFPQEGRISLFDLEVFRDGKFNEDSLVEAKRRIGYMPEHATLWDFMTPVQTLDIIADAFKIPRAEKERRIRELLELVNLWEDRNRKVGKFSKGMRQRLLLAQALINDPDLLILDEPMTGLDPTGIAEFKDIIREQRKAGRTVFFSSHILAHVEEICDTVGVIVKGKLRVEDSLDRIKREFLKKAGYTIILETNVPVDFTGVDWRVSPLGERKYRIAAPDDIREELHDFVASKGAKILTMQVKEPSLEEIFLKMVE encoded by the coding sequence GTGATAAGGATTGAAAACCTGGTCAAGCTCTACAAGGACGTTAAAGCCCTTGATGGTCTCAACCTTGAGGTCAAGCCCGGGCAGATCTACGGCTTCCTTGGGCCGAACGGTGCAGGCAAGAGTACCACCATACTGAGCACCCTCGGTCTGATATTCCCGCAGGAGGGGCGGATCAGCCTCTTCGACCTTGAGGTGTTCAGGGACGGGAAGTTCAATGAGGACAGCCTCGTGGAGGCCAAGAGGAGAATAGGCTACATGCCCGAGCACGCCACACTGTGGGACTTCATGACCCCGGTTCAGACGCTCGATATAATCGCCGACGCTTTCAAAATCCCCAGGGCAGAGAAGGAGAGACGCATCAGGGAGCTGCTTGAACTCGTCAACCTCTGGGAGGACAGGAACAGGAAGGTTGGCAAGTTCTCGAAGGGAATGAGGCAAAGGCTCCTTCTCGCCCAAGCATTGATAAATGACCCTGACCTGCTCATTCTGGACGAGCCGATGACTGGTCTCGACCCCACCGGGATAGCCGAGTTTAAGGATATCATCAGGGAGCAGAGAAAGGCAGGAAGGACGGTCTTCTTCTCCAGTCACATCCTGGCCCATGTGGAGGAGATCTGCGATACCGTGGGCGTCATCGTGAAAGGGAAGCTCCGCGTCGAGGACAGCCTCGACAGGATTAAACGCGAGTTCCTGAAAAAGGCGGGTTACACGATAATCCTTGAAACGAACGTTCCAGTTGATTTCACCGGCGTGGACTGGAGGGTCAGCCCGCTGGGGGAGAGGAAGTACAGGATTGCCGCCCCGGACGACATAAGGGAGGAGCTCCACGACTTCGTGGCCTCGAAGGGGGCGAAAATACTCACAATGCAGGTGAAAGAGCCGAGTCTTGAGGAGATATTCCTGAAAATGGTGGAGTGA
- a CDS encoding MinD/ParA family protein translates to MAVIIVTGRGGAGKTTTTANLSTYLAMREYRVLAVDGDLYLPNLGFHFALDTVKYTIHSLLKNPDLDPEWAIYKHPQTGVNVMPGSSQLHDVLGISPKRLVDVLEKVKYKFGVVFVDSPTGIPFDTLPTFEVANYQLIVVEIERSPIYSFEKMVENEIEKLKALGERYGLNIGVILNKVRESESIVDKIIEVVEEDMGVPVLGWIPHDYTVPESINAGVPVIKYSPRSDAAVAFRETGEVLEEWIFG, encoded by the coding sequence ATGGCAGTGATAATAGTAACGGGTCGTGGCGGGGCTGGAAAAACCACTACCACCGCAAACCTGAGTACTTATCTGGCTATGAGGGAGTATCGGGTTTTAGCAGTTGATGGCGATCTGTACCTCCCCAACCTGGGATTCCATTTTGCGCTTGATACGGTGAAGTACACAATCCATTCCCTCCTGAAAAACCCCGACCTGGATCCAGAATGGGCGATATACAAACACCCCCAGACCGGCGTCAACGTGATGCCCGGAAGCAGTCAGCTCCACGATGTTCTGGGGATATCACCCAAGAGGCTCGTTGATGTCTTGGAGAAGGTAAAATACAAGTTCGGAGTGGTGTTTGTTGATTCTCCCACAGGCATACCCTTCGACACACTCCCCACGTTCGAGGTAGCCAACTACCAGCTCATAGTTGTGGAGATCGAGAGATCACCGATATACTCCTTCGAGAAGATGGTCGAAAACGAGATCGAAAAGCTGAAGGCCCTCGGGGAGAGGTACGGCCTCAACATAGGGGTCATCCTAAACAAGGTTCGGGAATCGGAGAGTATAGTTGACAAAATAATAGAAGTGGTTGAGGAGGACATGGGGGTGCCTGTTCTCGGCTGGATACCCCATGATTACACCGTCCCCGAGTCCATAAACGCCGGTGTACCCGTGATCAAATACTCCCCAAGGAGTGACGCCGCGGTGGCGTTTCGGGAAACGGGGGAAGTCCTCGAAGAGTGGATATTCGGCTGA